One stretch of Pseudoalteromonas shioyasakiensis DNA includes these proteins:
- the sthA gene encoding Si-specific NAD(P)(+) transhydrogenase, giving the protein MAKQQVKQKDTPSYQYDAIIIGTGPGGEGTAMNLSKSNKKVAVIERQEAVGGGCVHWGTIPSKALRHSVSRYIEYKANPLFNISERPNRLTFPDILRHASNVISKQSNLRSSFYERNRIHMYQGDAEFIDKHTIKVTHLDGSFETLTAQTIVIATGSRPYRPPGVDFKHPRIYDSDTILGLEDDPHRVLIYGAGVIGCEYASIFKGLGAKVDLVNTRDRLLAFMDAEISDALSYHFWNSGIVIRHNEEFDRVETRDDCVVMHLKSGKRVKADCILFANGRTGNTDTLNLEAVGLKADGRGQLRVNETYQTEVDNIYAVGDVIGYPSLASAAFDQGRIAADAIACGNCDEKLIIDIPAGIYTIPEMSSVGKTEQELTAAKVPYEVGRAQFKHLARAQIAGTEVGSLKILFHVDTKEVLGVHCFGERASEIVHIGQAIMEQKNGGNNIDYFVNTTFNYPTMAEAYRVAALNGLNRLFK; this is encoded by the coding sequence GTGGCCAAACAACAAGTAAAGCAAAAAGATACTCCATCTTATCAATATGATGCGATCATCATAGGTACAGGTCCTGGCGGTGAAGGTACCGCCATGAACCTATCTAAAAGCAACAAAAAAGTCGCTGTTATTGAGCGTCAAGAAGCAGTAGGTGGCGGTTGTGTTCACTGGGGTACTATCCCGTCAAAAGCATTACGTCATTCTGTGAGCCGTTATATTGAATATAAAGCAAACCCGCTTTTTAATATTAGTGAGCGCCCTAACCGCTTAACTTTCCCAGATATTTTGCGCCACGCAAGTAACGTCATTTCAAAGCAATCTAATTTACGTAGCAGCTTTTATGAGCGAAACCGCATTCATATGTATCAAGGTGATGCTGAGTTTATTGATAAACACACTATCAAAGTGACGCACCTAGACGGTTCGTTTGAAACTCTTACTGCACAAACGATTGTTATTGCTACTGGCTCGCGCCCTTACCGTCCACCGGGTGTAGACTTTAAACACCCACGTATATACGACAGCGATACGATTTTAGGCCTTGAAGATGACCCTCATCGTGTGCTGATTTATGGTGCCGGTGTGATTGGTTGTGAATACGCCTCTATTTTTAAAGGCTTAGGTGCCAAGGTTGACCTGGTGAATACCCGCGACCGCCTACTGGCCTTTATGGATGCAGAAATTTCAGATGCTCTAAGCTATCACTTTTGGAATAGCGGTATTGTTATTCGTCATAATGAAGAGTTTGATCGCGTAGAAACTCGCGATGATTGTGTGGTAATGCACTTAAAATCAGGTAAGCGCGTAAAAGCTGACTGTATTTTATTTGCCAATGGTCGTACTGGTAACACAGACACACTCAATCTTGAAGCTGTTGGCCTAAAAGCGGATGGTCGTGGCCAGCTTAGAGTGAATGAAACATACCAAACAGAAGTCGACAACATTTATGCTGTCGGTGATGTAATTGGTTACCCAAGTCTTGCCAGTGCGGCATTTGACCAAGGCCGTATTGCAGCCGATGCGATTGCATGTGGTAACTGTGATGAGAAGCTGATCATTGATATTCCAGCAGGTATTTATACAATTCCTGAAATGAGCTCAGTCGGTAAAACAGAGCAAGAGTTAACAGCAGCAAAAGTCCCTTACGAGGTAGGTCGTGCTCAATTCAAGCATTTAGCGCGTGCGCAAATTGCGGGCACTGAGGTAGGTAGCTTAAAGATTTTATTCCATGTTGATACCAAAGAAGTACTTGGCGTGCACTGCTTCGGTGAGCGTGCCTCTGAAATCGTTCACATCGGCCAAGCAATTATGGAACAAAAGAACGGCGGTAATAACATTGATTACTTTGTAAATACCACGTTCAACTACCCGACCATGGCAGAAGCCTATCGTGTAGCTGCACTAAATGGTTTAAATCGTTTATTTAAGTAA
- the hemE gene encoding uroporphyrinogen decarboxylase produces the protein MSELKNDRYLRALQKQPVDVTPVWMMRQAGRYLPEYRATRAQAGDFMSLCKNAELACEVTLQPLRRYPLDAAILFSDILTIPDAMGLGLYFETGEGPKFERPISSLADVKKIPNIDPTDELGYVMNAVSTIRRELKGEVPLIGFSGSPWTLATYMVEGGSSKTFGKIKKMAFAEPQTLHLLLDKLADSVIDYLNAQVKAGAQSLMVFDSWGGVLSPRDYNEFSLQYMHKIVDGLIREYDGRKVPVTLFTKNGGQWIEAIAATGCDAVGLDWTINIGDAKRRVGDKVALQGNMDPAMLHGTPERIRQEVATILEDFGTGSGHVFNLGHGITPDVDPENAGVFINAVHEFSGKYHK, from the coding sequence ATGAGCGAATTAAAAAACGATCGTTATTTACGTGCACTACAAAAGCAACCTGTTGATGTCACACCGGTATGGATGATGCGCCAAGCTGGCCGCTATTTACCTGAATACCGTGCTACACGTGCCCAAGCAGGCGACTTTATGAGTTTATGTAAAAACGCTGAACTTGCTTGTGAAGTAACGTTACAGCCATTACGTCGTTATCCGCTTGATGCTGCAATTCTATTCAGTGATATTTTAACTATTCCTGATGCTATGGGCTTAGGTCTTTACTTCGAAACAGGTGAAGGTCCGAAATTTGAACGTCCGATTTCTTCATTAGCAGATGTTAAAAAAATCCCAAATATCGATCCAACTGATGAGCTTGGTTATGTGATGAATGCGGTAAGTACGATTCGCCGCGAATTAAAAGGTGAAGTACCGCTAATTGGTTTCTCTGGTTCACCTTGGACACTTGCTACTTACATGGTTGAAGGTGGTAGCAGCAAAACATTCGGTAAAATCAAGAAAATGGCCTTTGCAGAGCCGCAAACCCTGCACCTATTACTTGATAAATTAGCTGACTCAGTGATTGACTACTTAAACGCGCAAGTTAAAGCGGGTGCGCAATCGTTAATGGTATTTGACTCATGGGGCGGTGTATTAAGCCCACGTGACTACAATGAGTTTTCATTACAATACATGCACAAGATTGTTGATGGCTTAATTCGTGAATACGATGGCCGTAAAGTGCCAGTGACGTTATTTACTAAAAATGGCGGTCAGTGGATTGAAGCAATTGCAGCAACTGGCTGTGATGCAGTAGGCCTAGACTGGACAATTAACATCGGTGATGCAAAACGTCGTGTTGGCGATAAAGTAGCGCTACAAGGTAACATGGACCCAGCCATGCTGCATGGCACGCCTGAGCGAATTCGCCAAGAAGTTGCGACTATCCTAGAAGACTTTGGTACAGGCTCTGGCCATGTATTTAACCTAGGTCATGGCATTACACCAGATGTAGACCCAGAAAACGCAGGTGTATTTATCAACGCCGTTCATGAATTCAGTGGTAAATACCACAAATAA
- the rsd gene encoding sigma D regulator, whose amino-acid sequence MLTRLEKAQQKWGGSHSVIDKWLTERQELLVLFCRIAGFSPYEKKDHALPDQLQIQNFCQILMDYLSAGHFEIYDDIAKACEEKGPDSQKLANTLYPRISETTDVALDFNDKYAEVEQDDLLDEFDKDLSTLGEALELRFELEDELIDNLYSNHTS is encoded by the coding sequence ATGCTGACGCGTTTGGAAAAAGCTCAACAAAAGTGGGGCGGTAGTCACTCTGTAATCGACAAATGGCTTACAGAACGTCAAGAGCTGCTTGTGTTGTTCTGCCGTATTGCAGGCTTTTCACCGTATGAAAAGAAAGATCACGCCCTTCCTGATCAACTGCAAATTCAAAACTTTTGCCAAATTCTGATGGATTACCTTTCTGCTGGCCATTTCGAAATTTACGACGACATTGCCAAAGCGTGTGAAGAAAAAGGCCCTGATAGCCAAAAGTTGGCTAATACCTTATATCCTCGCATTTCTGAAACCACAGATGTAGCACTCGATTTTAACGACAAATACGCAGAAGTAGAGCAAGACGACCTGCTTGATGAGTTTGATAAAGACTTATCAACGTTAGGTGAAGCCCTTGAATTACGCTTTGAATTAGAAGATGAGTTAATCGACAACTTATATTCAAATCACACCAGCTAA
- a CDS encoding LD-carboxypeptidase: MNKRSFLKSLSILAAGASLTSTPLMAAQNSCTQTLIKPKILAKGGTIGVCSPSAATAQQADIVLAKGVIEALGYKAKLAPNILARRGHLAGTDAMRAGDLNSLFSDKEVDAILCLRGGSGAARILPLLDYAMIRNNPKPLMGYSDITALHNALLSQAGLISFHGPNASSDWNPFHVAQFKSMFEARKLMYFQNLPKAEDELVNTQYLTQTITPGKATGQLIGGNLTVLTALAGSDYLPDFNGAILFLEDIDEAPYRIDRMMSTLKLMGALDKIAGFVFGDCNDCRPGRGYGSLTLDDIFADYIKPLGIPAYRGAMIGHIKRQFILPVGTLVELDANNGTLKMKEAAFS; the protein is encoded by the coding sequence ATGAATAAACGGTCATTTTTAAAGTCACTCTCAATCCTTGCAGCAGGCGCAAGTCTAACATCAACTCCCTTAATGGCTGCACAAAATAGCTGTACCCAAACATTAATAAAGCCAAAAATACTGGCAAAGGGAGGCACTATAGGTGTGTGCAGTCCATCAGCAGCCACCGCGCAGCAGGCTGATATCGTACTAGCAAAGGGCGTTATAGAAGCATTAGGCTACAAGGCTAAGCTTGCACCAAACATTCTGGCAAGACGAGGGCACTTAGCTGGCACAGATGCAATGCGAGCTGGCGATTTGAATAGCTTATTCAGTGATAAAGAAGTTGATGCCATTTTGTGCTTACGTGGAGGTTCAGGGGCCGCCCGTATTTTACCTTTGCTTGACTACGCGATGATCCGTAACAATCCAAAACCACTGATGGGATATTCGGATATTACTGCTCTGCACAACGCGTTACTCTCTCAAGCTGGGTTAATCAGCTTTCATGGTCCAAATGCATCAAGTGACTGGAACCCGTTTCATGTCGCGCAATTTAAGAGCATGTTCGAAGCGCGTAAGCTGATGTATTTCCAAAACTTACCAAAAGCCGAAGATGAGTTAGTTAACACACAATATTTGACCCAAACGATTACTCCAGGTAAAGCTACTGGACAATTAATAGGTGGCAACTTAACGGTGCTGACTGCCCTTGCAGGTTCGGACTATTTACCTGACTTTAATGGCGCAATTTTATTTTTAGAAGATATCGATGAAGCGCCGTATCGAATTGACAGAATGATGAGTACACTAAAACTCATGGGCGCACTTGATAAGATTGCAGGCTTTGTATTTGGTGATTGTAATGACTGTAGGCCTGGCCGAGGTTATGGCTCATTAACCCTTGACGATATTTTTGCAGATTATATAAAACCGCTGGGAATTCCTGCTTATCGTGGAGCCATGATTGGCCATATTAAACGCCAATTTATTTTACCTGTTGGCACTTTGGTTGAGCTTGATGCAAATAATGGCACATTAAAAATGAAAGAAGCGGCATTTAGTTAA
- the fkpA gene encoding FKBP-type peptidyl-prolyl cis-trans isomerase, protein MRKTIKLSLIAASVLALTACNQEAKKEQQVEVKLETEAQQQAYGIGASVGNFLNQDLADKKALGVELDEALLKRGFEDALAGNAKLDDEKIREVLTALDQSIRTKQEEKAKVEAEKSKAEGEKFLAENAKKEGVTVTESGLQYEVITEGEGEKPVATDVVKVHYKGTLIDGTEFDSSYSRNEPTTFPLNRVIPGWTEGLQLMPVGSKYKFTIPSDLAYGERDLGKIPANSTLVFEVELLEIQSDDKAVPAE, encoded by the coding sequence ATGAGAAAGACGATTAAATTGTCATTGATTGCAGCGTCAGTTTTAGCGCTAACAGCTTGTAATCAGGAAGCAAAAAAAGAACAGCAAGTTGAAGTTAAACTAGAGACTGAAGCTCAACAACAAGCATACGGTATTGGTGCGTCGGTTGGTAACTTCCTAAACCAAGATCTTGCAGATAAAAAAGCACTGGGTGTTGAATTAGACGAAGCACTTCTTAAGCGTGGTTTTGAAGACGCACTAGCAGGTAACGCTAAACTTGATGACGAAAAAATTCGTGAAGTATTAACGGCGCTTGATCAAAGCATTCGTACCAAGCAAGAAGAAAAAGCGAAAGTAGAAGCTGAAAAGAGCAAAGCTGAAGGCGAGAAATTCCTAGCTGAAAACGCGAAGAAAGAAGGCGTTACTGTAACTGAGTCTGGCTTACAGTACGAAGTAATCACTGAAGGTGAAGGCGAAAAGCCAGTAGCAACTGACGTTGTTAAAGTACATTACAAAGGTACTTTAATTGACGGTACTGAATTTGATAGCTCTTACTCACGTAACGAACCAACAACGTTCCCACTTAACCGTGTGATCCCTGGTTGGACTGAAGGTTTACAATTAATGCCAGTTGGCTCTAAGTACAAGTTCACGATTCCATCTGATCTTGCATACGGTGAGCGTGATCTTGGTAAGATCCCAGCAAACTCAACGCTTGTTTTCGAAGTAGAATTACTTGAAATCCAAAGCGATGATAAAGCTGTTCCAGCTGAGTAA
- a CDS encoding SlyX family protein yields MNTIENRLMELEAKVAFQDETIEILNDELKAHQQQLAKMKRQTELLAEKIKESQQPSLMSQMQEPPPPHY; encoded by the coding sequence ATGAATACAATTGAAAATCGTCTAATGGAACTTGAAGCGAAAGTCGCTTTTCAAGATGAAACAATTGAAATATTGAATGATGAGCTTAAAGCGCACCAACAGCAGTTGGCAAAAATGAAACGCCAGACTGAGTTACTTGCAGAGAAGATCAAAGAATCACAACAGCCTTCTTTGATGTCGCAAATGCAAGAGCCGCCACCGCCGCACTATTAA
- a CDS encoding YheV family putative metal-binding protein — MRQKKRFIAGASCPECKAMDTMMLYKEHDVEKVECVQCGHKMTQPEQAVQASTRQFEQVIGVFKPGD; from the coding sequence ATGAGACAAAAGAAACGCTTTATTGCTGGCGCATCATGCCCTGAGTGTAAGGCTATGGACACCATGATGCTTTATAAAGAACATGATGTGGAAAAAGTGGAGTGCGTACAGTGTGGCCACAAAATGACGCAACCAGAACAGGCTGTGCAAGCCTCAACACGCCAATTTGAGCAAGTGATTGGTGTATTTAAGCCGGGCGATTAA
- a CDS encoding ATP-binding cassette domain-containing protein — protein sequence MIQISDIELLRGGNALLKGASATLFPEHKVGLVGANGCGKSTLFALLKSELQLDAGECQIPKDWSIASVKQETPALEISALDYVLQGHPEYYALRIALREAEQNNDGDAQAKAHIGLEYIQGYSIEAKAGELLHGLGFSNEQIDNPVSAFSGGWRMRLNLAQALIRDADLLLLDEPTNHLDLDAVYWLERFLRAYTGTLVLISHDREFLDAVVDQIWHIDSQKINVYKGNYSQFERQKAERLLQQQAMFEKQQEQIAHLEKFITRFKAKASKAKQAQSRVKALERMEKLAPAHVDSPFDFEFAEPTALPNPLMTLDQAKAGYGDITILHSIKLNLVPGSRIALLGRNGAGKSTLIKLLAGDLQPQAGEVFQHQGLNIGYFAQHQLESLDLKASAVTHLQRLNPQAPEQSLRDFLGGFAFFGDKALEPVAPFSGGEKARLVLAMLVYQKPNLLLLDEPTNHLDLEMRHALVMALQGFEGAMVTVSHDRHMLKNTADEYYLVDNGEVTQFGYDLDAYYQWLLNANKEAAKSTEDNASKAHSSVNRKEQKRLEAEFRKSVQPLKKQIEKLEKLLDKYSTELGEIENALADNDLYNDENKAKLTELLSKQANLTPKLNDVEEELLMALEELEEKEQAFADENA from the coding sequence ATGATCCAAATTTCAGACATCGAACTTCTACGTGGTGGTAACGCCTTATTAAAAGGTGCCTCTGCAACCTTATTCCCAGAGCATAAAGTCGGCCTTGTTGGCGCTAATGGCTGTGGTAAATCAACGCTGTTCGCGCTATTAAAGTCTGAATTGCAACTCGATGCCGGTGAATGCCAAATTCCTAAAGACTGGTCAATAGCCTCTGTAAAGCAAGAAACACCCGCGCTCGAAATCAGTGCCCTCGATTATGTATTACAAGGCCATCCTGAATATTACGCGCTAAGAATTGCACTACGCGAAGCTGAGCAAAATAATGATGGCGATGCGCAAGCTAAAGCACATATTGGCCTAGAATATATTCAAGGCTACAGCATTGAAGCAAAAGCCGGCGAACTGTTACACGGTTTAGGTTTTAGTAATGAGCAAATAGACAACCCGGTGAGCGCCTTTTCGGGTGGTTGGCGTATGCGCTTAAACTTGGCGCAAGCGCTTATACGTGATGCCGATTTATTGCTGCTGGATGAACCAACCAACCACTTAGACCTAGATGCCGTGTATTGGTTAGAACGTTTTTTACGGGCCTACACAGGCACTCTGGTGCTCATTTCCCATGACAGAGAGTTCCTCGATGCCGTGGTTGACCAAATTTGGCACATAGACTCACAAAAAATAAACGTTTATAAAGGCAACTACTCGCAATTCGAACGTCAAAAAGCAGAGCGCTTATTACAACAACAAGCGATGTTCGAAAAACAACAAGAACAAATTGCTCACCTTGAAAAGTTTATTACTCGCTTTAAAGCAAAAGCCAGTAAAGCTAAGCAAGCACAAAGCCGCGTAAAAGCGCTAGAGCGTATGGAAAAATTGGCCCCAGCCCATGTTGACTCACCCTTTGATTTTGAGTTTGCTGAGCCAACGGCCCTGCCAAATCCATTAATGACACTCGACCAAGCCAAAGCAGGTTATGGCGACATCACCATTTTACATAGCATCAAGCTAAATCTTGTTCCAGGTAGTCGCATCGCCCTGCTTGGCCGTAATGGCGCGGGTAAGTCAACACTCATTAAATTATTAGCCGGCGATTTACAGCCTCAAGCTGGAGAAGTATTTCAGCATCAAGGCTTAAATATTGGTTACTTTGCTCAGCATCAGCTTGAGTCACTTGATTTAAAAGCCAGTGCTGTGACCCATTTACAACGTTTAAACCCGCAAGCTCCAGAGCAATCACTGCGTGACTTTTTAGGTGGCTTTGCTTTTTTTGGTGATAAAGCACTTGAGCCAGTTGCGCCATTTTCTGGCGGTGAAAAAGCCCGTTTAGTATTAGCCATGCTGGTGTATCAAAAGCCAAACCTTCTGTTACTGGATGAGCCAACTAACCACCTAGATTTAGAAATGCGCCATGCCCTAGTGATGGCACTACAAGGCTTCGAAGGTGCTATGGTTACCGTATCGCACGACCGTCACATGCTAAAAAATACCGCTGATGAGTATTACCTCGTTGATAACGGCGAAGTAACACAATTTGGTTATGACCTTGATGCCTATTACCAATGGCTACTCAATGCTAACAAAGAAGCTGCTAAAAGCACTGAAGACAATGCCTCTAAAGCACATTCAAGCGTTAACCGTAAAGAGCAAAAGCGCTTAGAGGCAGAATTTAGAAAGTCAGTACAGCCGTTGAAAAAGCAAATCGAAAAGCTTGAAAAGCTACTTGATAAGTATTCTACAGAGCTTGGAGAAATCGAAAATGCACTTGCTGACAATGACTTATACAATGATGAAAATAAAGCCAAACTGACAGAGCTGCTTAGTAAACAAGCAAACTTAACCCCGAAGCTAAATGACGTTGAAGAAGAGCTACTCATGGCACTTGAAGAGCTTGAAGAAAAAGAGCAGGCCTTTGCCGATGAAAACGCTTAA
- a CDS encoding TIGR02444 family protein: MKTLNSEEFWQFACQLYSKDGMQTKLLDYQNQQGKNVNLCLLLYYLDSLELAVTPPQLSELESCIAEFDQHALQPLRATRAYLKTIQTELPDYPTIRKELLSAELKLEKQQQQLLINTLNSMALSRCPNTNNIMLYISDKR, translated from the coding sequence ATGAAAACGCTTAACAGCGAGGAATTTTGGCAGTTTGCATGTCAGCTTTACAGCAAAGATGGCATGCAAACAAAGCTACTAGACTATCAAAACCAGCAAGGCAAAAATGTGAACCTTTGCCTACTGCTTTATTATCTGGACTCATTAGAGCTTGCTGTAACCCCACCTCAACTAAGTGAGCTTGAGTCATGCATAGCCGAGTTTGACCAGCACGCTTTACAACCCTTACGTGCAACACGCGCCTACCTTAAAACTATACAAACCGAGCTTCCAGACTACCCCACTATTCGCAAAGAGTTACTCAGCGCAGAACTCAAGCTCGAAAAACAGCAACAACAATTACTTATAAACACATTAAATAGCATGGCACTCTCTCGGTGTCCTAATACTAACAATATAATGCTATATATAAGCGATAAGCGATAA
- a CDS encoding DUF3149 domain-containing protein yields MNVFFRDFFSDPVLFMSFGILAVVIVLCLFYVGYFIKKVHDAEVPK; encoded by the coding sequence ATGAACGTATTCTTCAGAGATTTTTTTAGCGACCCAGTTTTATTTATGTCATTCGGCATTTTGGCAGTTGTTATCGTTTTATGCCTTTTCTATGTTGGTTACTTTATTAAAAAAGTTCACGACGCAGAAGTTCCTAAGTAA
- a CDS encoding hydrolase: protein MLPEFKPAWWMRNRHLQTIMPRFFRPFHNTRYDLSTIDTPDGDFLELAWAIPHNEQAPLAIVLHGLEGNINSFYAKGMMKKLKQQGFAVVLMHFRNCSREVNRLARAYHSGETEDLRFFISHLKSKFPKRPLFAVGFSLGGNVLAKYLGEQGAKSNLTGAAVVSAPFDLSSSCEVIRKSLGKIYQKYLLDRMKKSMQRKLPQIEQQINLTPEKLMAIDDLWQFDNMLTAPLHGFAGAEDYYQQASAKPFLKSIATPTLIVHAKDDPMLSIKAVPDSLDVSEHVTLRISEQGGHVGFISGKNPFKPKYWLESIVPEYFQQLIKKEQL, encoded by the coding sequence ATGTTACCTGAGTTTAAGCCTGCGTGGTGGATGCGCAATCGCCATTTACAAACCATAATGCCGCGCTTTTTTCGCCCTTTTCATAATACCCGCTACGACTTATCGACAATCGATACCCCTGATGGTGACTTTTTAGAACTAGCTTGGGCAATCCCTCATAACGAACAAGCCCCACTCGCCATTGTATTGCATGGTTTAGAAGGCAACATAAATAGTTTTTATGCTAAAGGCATGATGAAAAAACTAAAGCAGCAAGGCTTTGCAGTGGTGTTAATGCATTTTCGAAACTGCTCACGCGAAGTTAACCGTTTAGCACGTGCTTATCACAGTGGAGAAACAGAGGACCTACGCTTTTTCATCAGCCACCTTAAGAGCAAATTTCCAAAACGCCCGCTTTTTGCTGTGGGCTTTTCATTAGGTGGTAATGTGCTTGCAAAATATTTAGGTGAGCAAGGTGCTAAATCGAACTTAACAGGCGCAGCAGTTGTGTCTGCGCCGTTTGACTTGTCATCGTCTTGTGAAGTTATTCGCAAAAGCTTGGGCAAAATATATCAAAAGTATTTGCTCGACCGTATGAAAAAATCAATGCAAAGAAAGCTGCCACAAATCGAACAGCAAATTAACTTAACACCTGAAAAACTAATGGCGATTGATGACTTATGGCAATTCGATAACATGCTCACAGCACCACTACATGGCTTTGCTGGCGCTGAAGATTATTATCAACAAGCTAGCGCAAAACCATTTTTGAAAAGCATTGCAACGCCTACGCTTATTGTGCACGCCAAAGATGACCCTATGTTATCAATAAAAGCTGTGCCAGATAGCTTAGATGTGAGTGAACATGTTACGCTGCGCATCTCTGAACAAGGTGGTCATGTTGGCTTTATTAGCGGCAAAAACCCTTTTAAACCCAAGTATTGGCTTGAAAGTATTGTTCCAGAGTATTTTCAACAATTAATTAAGAAAGAGCAGCTATGA
- a CDS encoding YheU family protein codes for MIIPHDRLDKETLHNLIESYVLREGTDYGEQEFSIESKVAQVHQQLKSGEAMVFFSELHESVTIISKAEFIALQADPEYQASFND; via the coding sequence ATGATCATTCCTCACGACCGCCTTGATAAAGAAACCCTACATAATTTAATCGAAAGCTATGTTTTACGTGAAGGTACTGATTACGGCGAACAAGAGTTTAGTATTGAAAGCAAGGTCGCGCAGGTTCACCAACAACTTAAAAGTGGTGAAGCTATGGTGTTTTTTTCTGAGTTACATGAGTCAGTTACGATTATCTCTAAAGCTGAATTCATCGCTTTGCAAGCCGATCCAGAGTACCAAGCGTCGTTTAACGACTAA
- a CDS encoding membrane dipeptidase, whose protein sequence is MKKLSSLVAAVSLALIGQANAAQVTASDKAIKLAKDTILIDTHIDVPYRIHNKWADVTKATSDGDFDYPRAVQGGLNAPFMSIYIPANLEFEGKGKSYQLANQLIDSMEAIVQRAPNKFAIADSTADIKEQFKQGKMSIAMGMENGSPIEGDIKNLKHFYERGVRYITLAHSQSNHISDSSYDIRRKWKGLSPFGKELVKEMNNIGMLVDVSHISDDAFYQVMEISKVPVIASHSSLRKYTPGFERNMNDDMLLALKKNGGVIQINFGSSFVTAKAGSWYDQLKSAKADKKKDGTKLSKDFDAAYRAKNPFPFASLEQVLDHIDHVVELIGIDYVGIGSDYDGVGDSLPTGLKDVSSYPNLVQGLMDRGYSDKDIKKILSGNMLRVWQQAEAYAKAH, encoded by the coding sequence ATGAAAAAACTAAGCTCACTGGTTGCTGCGGTTTCTTTGGCCCTGATTGGTCAAGCAAACGCAGCTCAGGTTACTGCATCAGATAAAGCCATTAAGCTGGCAAAAGACACTATTTTAATCGATACCCATATCGATGTACCTTACCGTATTCATAACAAATGGGCAGATGTAACAAAAGCCACAAGCGACGGAGACTTTGATTATCCACGTGCAGTGCAAGGTGGTTTGAATGCCCCTTTCATGTCAATTTACATTCCTGCAAACCTAGAGTTTGAAGGCAAAGGTAAGAGCTATCAATTAGCAAATCAGCTGATCGATTCTATGGAAGCCATTGTGCAACGCGCGCCAAATAAGTTCGCTATTGCAGACTCTACTGCCGATATTAAAGAGCAATTTAAACAAGGCAAAATGTCGATTGCTATGGGTATGGAAAACGGCTCGCCTATCGAAGGCGACATTAAAAACCTTAAGCATTTTTATGAGCGTGGCGTACGTTATATCACTCTAGCTCACTCACAAAGCAACCATATTTCTGATTCATCTTATGATATTCGTCGTAAGTGGAAAGGCCTGAGCCCATTTGGTAAAGAACTAGTAAAAGAAATGAACAACATTGGTATGCTAGTTGATGTTTCGCATATTTCTGATGATGCGTTTTACCAAGTAATGGAAATTTCAAAAGTACCAGTGATTGCTTCACACTCGTCACTTCGTAAGTATACGCCTGGTTTTGAGCGTAATATGAATGATGACATGCTATTGGCGCTGAAAAAGAATGGTGGGGTGATTCAAATTAACTTCGGCTCAAGCTTTGTTACAGCAAAAGCTGGCTCTTGGTACGATCAACTAAAATCTGCAAAAGCCGATAAGAAAAAAGACGGTACTAAACTAAGCAAAGATTTTGACGCAGCTTATCGTGCTAAAAACCCATTCCCATTTGCGAGCTTAGAGCAAGTACTTGATCACATTGACCATGTAGTTGAACTAATTGGCATCGATTATGTGGGTATTGGCTCAGATTACGATGGTGTAGGCGACTCTCTACCTACTGGCTTAAAAGATGTGTCTAGCTATCCGAACCTAGTGCAAGGTCTAATGGACCGTGGTTATAGCGATAAAGACATCAAAAAGATTTTAAGTGGCAATATGCTACGCGTATGGCAACAAGCCGAAGCATACGCAAAAGCCCATTAA